The following coding sequences are from one Candidatus Aminicenantes bacterium window:
- the rplA gene encoding 50S ribosomal protein L1 produces the protein MSKRGKAYLKAKEKVEAREYVLKDAVALLKEIKASKFDESVDASIRLSVDPKYPEQMVRGTVVLPFGTGKVKRVLVIASGEKQKEASEAGADFVGGEEIVEKIQKENWFDYDVVISTPDMMKSVGKLGKSLGTKGLMPSPKAGTVTFNVKEAVSDIKKGRVEFRVDKSGIINSSIAKLSFDSEKIVENSKAFIGAILKVRPATLKGKYVKSVYISSTMSPSIKINIQELEG, from the coding sequence GGACGCGGTGGCCTTGCTGAAGGAAATCAAGGCTTCCAAATTCGATGAATCGGTGGACGCCTCGATCCGCCTGTCGGTCGACCCCAAGTATCCCGAGCAGATGGTGCGCGGGACCGTTGTCCTGCCTTTCGGTACCGGCAAGGTCAAGCGCGTGCTGGTCATCGCCAGCGGCGAAAAGCAGAAGGAAGCCAGCGAGGCCGGGGCCGATTTCGTCGGCGGCGAGGAAATCGTCGAGAAAATCCAGAAGGAAAACTGGTTTGACTACGACGTGGTCATCTCCACTCCCGACATGATGAAGAGCGTCGGCAAGCTGGGCAAGTCGCTCGGCACCAAGGGATTGATGCCCAGCCCGAAGGCGGGGACCGTGACCTTCAACGTCAAGGAAGCCGTGTCCGACATCAAGAAAGGGCGGGTGGAGTTCCGCGTCGACAAGAGCGGCATCATCAATTCCAGCATCGCCAAGCTTTCCTTCGACAGCGAAAAGATCGTCGAGAATTCCAAGGCGTTCATCGGCGCCATACTGAAAGTGCGGCCGGCCACCCTGAAGGGGAAATACGTCAAGAGCGTGTACATCTCTTCCACCATGAGCCCGTCGATCAAGATCAACATCCAGGAATTGGAAGGCTAG